TGCACATAACCCAAATCATCTTGCATTTTTTCGAATTTCTTAATTGATTTTCGAGTCTTGCGATCAAGAACCGCCGTTAATTCTCCAATCACGTAACGTAACTTTTTACTCTTAATCCGAACCTGATGAATCTCCTGCTGCTGCCGGATATCTAAATGATTGATTTGTTTATCAATTTTTTTAATCCAAACAGCCATTTGTTTTTTAGTGTATTCTGCTAAGGACCTATCCAACACAGACGATTTTTCAACCCATGGTTCATTAAGCTTCCAAATCCAAATGTCTAATAATTCCCGCGCAAACTGATTTGTTTTCAGATCATCGTCTAAAGTTTGAAACGCTTTTTTCCGTTTTTGGGCCAGATATAATTTTATCTGTTTAAATTCGCTAATAGCAATCCGATTGTCTTTTTCGATCATTTCAACTTCTTCGATCAGCACATCCAATTGCCGAACTTCACCAAACTGCTGTCCTAAGTCTTTTAAAACCTGTTGCTGTTTCTGATATTTTTGTTTTTCAAATAACGGCTTGAAAAAAGCCAATAATGCCCGGAATTTTCTGATTCGAACCCGAACCTGATGAACCCCTTCCTGATCGTTGGGATTTTCAAAAAAATAATCATAAGCATCAATTATTTGGTTCAAACCACTTTTCATAATGATTTCAACCGCCGCTTTGACATTCTTTTTGGCTTTTATATCCAAGCCGACCGGATTAACAATTTTTACCGATTTAATCGGCGGTATTTGTGGTAACAATAAGTTTTTATCATATTGTTCTTGCTGTTCCATCAATAACTTCGCTAATTTTTCCATCATCATTACTCTTTTCCCCCTTTCCAACTTGATCTGGACGTTATTTTATTTATATACCCATCTTCCTCTTAAAGCAATGGCTTTTATCAATTGAATGCCTAAATCTTTAACCTTTAAATAAAAAACAGGAAACCAGCGCGATAAACCGGTTTCCTGCTTTTGTTATAAGACAATTATAACCCAATTAATGGGTTACAAAAAAAACATACTCGGGATTAACATAAATTACAAAAGGTTCTGAAACATTTAATAATTGGTTACGTTCTTCTCTGCTAATTTCACATTGAATATGAACGTCATCAAGGCTTTGGGGTGGTGAACCAATTTTTAAATAGAGTGACGTTCGAAAAGGACCATCACTTTCATCGGCAATCCAAACCTTAAAACAGTTTTCAGTCTGGCAGTCCAATTCATCAACAATTTTAATCTGGTTGGCTCTGATTCCCATAAAACCGGACGCTGTTTTAACCGCCATCACGGTTCTCACCCTAACGCCCCATTCGGGGATCTCCAGCAGATTTTCGGAAATGCGCACAGCGCTGACCAGATTTTTACAGCCGGTTATTTTCGCCGTTTCCAACGACGCCGGTTGTTTAAAAACAATATCTTTTTGTCCAAATACTTCCACCGCCCCCGTATTAAAAACGGCGATATATTCAGAAAGGCGATACGCTTCCTCACGATTATGAGTCACAAAAAGCGTCATTCCCTTAAAATCCTTTAGTGATTCTGACATTTCCTTCATCATGTGGTTCCGAAGATGGACATCCAGAGCTGAAAAAGGTTCATCCAATAATAATATCTCCGGTTCAACGGCAACCGCTCTGGCCAGCGCCACCCGCTGTTGCTGCCCTCCCGATATTTGCATGGGATAACGTTTCCCAATATCACCTAAATTATATTTCCCTAAAAGTTCTTTGACGCGATCGGCTTTTTCCGGTTTCGATAATTTATCAAGTCCAAACGCGATGTTTTCCTCGATCGTCATATTCGGGAAAAGCGCATAATTCTGAAAAAGAAATCCTACTTTTCGTTCTCGCATTGAAAGATTGATTTTTTTTTCAGAATCAAAAAAAGTTTTCCCATTGATAATAATCTTTCCTTCATCCGGTTTTACCAATCCGGCAATACACCGAAGCAACATGCTTTTTCCTGAACCGGAAGCCCCTAAAATCCCAATGATATCTTCGGTCGATTGAAGTTTTACGGCCAGTTGAAATTCATATAGTTTCTTTTTAATATCGATAAAAAACTCCATCGGTCACCCTCCAAATCCCCGCTGCTGATTTTTCTTATAACTTTCCCAATAGTTATTAATCACCAGAACGGTCAGCGAAATTGCGAAAATAATCATCACCCAGATCAGGGCAATTTGCATTTCGCCACTTTGGGTGGCAAAATAGATAGCCACGGGAATCGTTTCGGTTTTTCCGGGAATACTTCCGGCAACCATCAGGGTTGCTCCAAACTCACCTAAACAGCGTGCAAAAGTTAATGCCGTTGCCGCTGCAATACCCGGCCTGGCGACCGGCACGGCGACCCGCCAAAAAACTTTTTTTTCCGAAGCCCCCAGCGTCCTCGCCGCACTAAGAATATTGGGATCGATTTGTTCAAAGGCGCCCATCGTCGTTTTATACATCAGCGGAAATGCTACCACAATAGCTGCTACTACTGCAGCATACCAGGAAAAAATAATATTGACGCCAAATATTGATAAAAAATTACCTACCGGACCATTTTTACCAATCAAAAGAAGGATTGCAAAACCGGCTACTGTTGGCGGTAAAACCAGCGGAAGGGTTAGAATCCCATCAATTAGGCCTCTCCATTTTCCTTTATAATTTGTCATCAACCAGGCAACTGTAATCCCCAGGAAAAAATTAATTGTTGTTGCCGTTAATGTGACTTTAATTGAAATCAAAGCCGGCGAAAAATCAAAATTGATACGCAGCACTCCCTTCTTTATTTTGATATAGGTAATTGCGAAAATGCCGTGAGCTTTGGGCCCAGTTTCGCACAAAACAATTTATTTCTACACAGTACGGCGAACAGTTCATCGAACTGTTCGCCTTGAGTCACGCAACCTGATCGAACAATTGTCGGTCCGACGTTATCTTTTTTGACAGTCTGAGATGAACCATTTAAGAAACGGTTCGTCTGTATCCCTTTAAAAATATCGATGCCCAACGGCTTTCAAATTTGAAACCCCGTTCGCAATTGACCATAATTGTATTCTGATTAAAATAAGCGTTCCCCATTATCCGTTTTAAACGAATAAACTATAGCGTTTTAAATCCATATTTTACAAAAACTTCTTTAGCCGCATCAGTACTTAAAAAATCAATAAATGCTTGCGCTGCTTCAGGATTTTTACTGGCCTTAATTACTGCCGTCGGGTAAATGATTGCTTTATGTGATTCATCCGAAGCCACCGCAATGGTCTTAACTGAATCGGAAACTTCCGCATCGGTTGAATAAACAACACCAGCATCGACATTTCCCGTTTCCACCCAGGTTAATACTTCTTTAACATCTTTACCATAAACAAGTTTATCGGCAATTTGATCCATCACATTATAATAAGTAAAGACATCAACAGCATATTGACCGGCTGGTACTGTTGATGGTTCGCCAATAGCAATTTTTTTAATTGACGGATCTGTCACTTGAGCAAAATCAGTAATTGTTGTGGTTGAATCTTTAGGGACAATCAAAACAACATCATTACCAAGTAATTCTTTGATCGTATCATTATTTAGTAAGTCGGCATCTTTTAAGTTATTCATATATTTTGTTGATGCTGATAAAAAAACATCGACATCGGCACCTTGTTGAATTTGTTCTGCCAATGATCCCGAACTTCCAAAAGTAACCGTCAATGTCGTATTCGGTTGCTCCTTAGCATATAAATCCTGAATTTCTGTCATCGCATCTTTTAAACTTGCCGCTGCTGAAATCGTTAATGCGACTGGCTCTGACTTCGTCGTGGTCTGACAACCCGCCAGCGCAAATACCATTGATAATAATGCGACCAATACAACTCCTCTTTTTAACACCTTCATCATTTCTCTCCTTTTTCTTTCTTCGTTATGTTTTGTTGTGTTTTATTGTTTTTCATTATACAAAACCTGCTTGTTAAAGTCAAACCATTCTCTATTTTTTATTTAAAATTTTTACTCTCTTTGATATTCGATTAACCTTTATAAATCAACAAACTTTATTTTATTTCTTTGTATATTGATCAAATATTGTATATAATATAAGCAATAATCAAAAGGAGGCAATCATAATGAATGACGAAATTTTATATACTCCCGAAGAGATCAGTCAAAAACTTAAAATAACCAAAAATACGGTCTATGAGATGATCAAACGTGGAGATCTTGAAGCCCATCGCTTAGGTAAACATTTGCGCATTTCGCAATCTCAATTTGAAACTTATCTATTAAAATCAAAAGGATCGTCAAATCATTATCTGGGTACGGTCATTTCCGAAAGTGATGAAAAATTTGTTAAAATCGATAATGTTCTCATTCATGTTCATACTGATTTAACCGGAGAAGTGAAACTGTCTATTCGACCAGAAGATATCATTCTTAGTCTTGAGCCGTTTACCAGCAGCGCCCGGAATATTTTTAAAGGTACCGTAGTCGACCTCATCTCCAATGATGATGGCGTTAAGGTCATTCTTGATATCGGAATTCCAATTATGTCACTGATTACAAAAAAATCTCTGAACAGTATGAGCATCAGCAAAGATACTGTTCTTTATACTGTTTTTAAAACCATGTCAATCAATGTTTATAAGTAAAACCATCATGACCAATTAAAATAAGCGGCAATCTCTATCGTGTATCGTTTCATTATATAACGTATCAAGTTGTTTCGCACGTTTTTCGTAAATTGTTTTTTATTCATTATTGTTAGGTTTAGTCTGGTCATCAATAAATAACATGTTCCAAATTTGCCAATCGTGATGAAACGTGATATAATTACATTTAACTATTACTGAATTTTGGAGATAATGATGGAAACTAATACTGCTTTAACGGCACAAGATGTTGCCGATATACTTAAGATTGCTAAAAATACGGTTTATGAACTGATTAAACGCGGAGAACTAAACTCCTATAAAGTGGGCCGGAAAGTTCGCTTTACGCTCAGTGACGTGGAAGAATACATTGCCAATTCCAAATGTATTCAAAAACCACTTTCCGGCCGAATTGCAAGCCTTGAACCGGCCCCCTTGACATCC
This is a stretch of genomic DNA from Acetobacterium woodii DSM 1030. It encodes these proteins:
- the modB gene encoding molybdate ABC transporter permease subunit is translated as MNFDFSPALISIKVTLTATTINFFLGITVAWLMTNYKGKWRGLIDGILTLPLVLPPTVAGFAILLLIGKNGPVGNFLSIFGVNIIFSWYAAVVAAIVVAFPLMYKTTMGAFEQIDPNILSAARTLGASEKKVFWRVAVPVARPGIAAATALTFARCLGEFGATLMVAGSIPGKTETIPVAIYFATQSGEMQIALIWVMIIFAISLTVLVINNYWESYKKNQQRGFGG
- a CDS encoding helix-turn-helix domain-containing protein; the protein is MNDEILYTPEEISQKLKITKNTVYEMIKRGDLEAHRLGKHLRISQSQFETYLLKSKGSSNHYLGTVISESDEKFVKIDNVLIHVHTDLTGEVKLSIRPEDIILSLEPFTSSARNIFKGTVVDLISNDDGVKVILDIGIPIMSLITKKSLNSMSISKDTVLYTVFKTMSINVYK
- a CDS encoding sulfate/molybdate ABC transporter ATP-binding protein; translated protein: MEFFIDIKKKLYEFQLAVKLQSTEDIIGILGASGSGKSMLLRCIAGLVKPDEGKIIINGKTFFDSEKKINLSMRERKVGFLFQNYALFPNMTIEENIAFGLDKLSKPEKADRVKELLGKYNLGDIGKRYPMQISGGQQQRVALARAVAVEPEILLLDEPFSALDVHLRNHMMKEMSESLKDFKGMTLFVTHNREEAYRLSEYIAVFNTGAVEVFGQKDIVFKQPASLETAKITGCKNLVSAVRISENLLEIPEWGVRVRTVMAVKTASGFMGIRANQIKIVDELDCQTENCFKVWIADESDGPFRTSLYLKIGSPPQSLDDVHIQCEISREERNQLLNVSEPFVIYVNPEYVFFVTH
- the modA gene encoding molybdate ABC transporter substrate-binding protein, which encodes MMKVLKRGVVLVALLSMVFALAGCQTTTKSEPVALTISAAASLKDAMTEIQDLYAKEQPNTTLTVTFGSSGSLAEQIQQGADVDVFLSASTKYMNNLKDADLLNNDTIKELLGNDVVLIVPKDSTTTITDFAQVTDPSIKKIAIGEPSTVPAGQYAVDVFTYYNVMDQIADKLVYGKDVKEVLTWVETGNVDAGVVYSTDAEVSDSVKTIAVASDESHKAIIYPTAVIKASKNPEAAQAFIDFLSTDAAKEVFVKYGFKTL
- a CDS encoding CHAD domain-containing protein, which produces MMMEKLAKLLMEQQEQYDKNLLLPQIPPIKSVKIVNPVGLDIKAKKNVKAAVEIIMKSGLNQIIDAYDYFFENPNDQEGVHQVRVRIRKFRALLAFFKPLFEKQKYQKQQQVLKDLGQQFGEVRQLDVLIEEVEMIEKDNRIAISEFKQIKLYLAQKRKKAFQTLDDDLKTNQFARELLDIWIWKLNEPWVEKSSVLDRSLAEYTKKQMAVWIKKIDKQINHLDIRQQQEIHQVRIKSKKLRYVIGELTAVLDRKTRKSIKKFEKMQDDLGYVHDVFANKDLLEQLIAASDDPQLYYEAGMIVGWQSMRGNQKIKKFIA